In Camelina sativa cultivar DH55 chromosome 17, Cs, whole genome shotgun sequence, the genomic stretch CATTTTATGTCAGGAAAAAGCTAACCATGGATGAAATTCATGACATTCATGGCTTACGTTTAATTGTTGACAATGAGAAAGATTGTTACAAGGCCTTAGGAGTAGTTCACAAGCTATGGTCTGAAGTTCCTGGAAAGCTGAAAGATTACATTTCTCACCCCAAGTTCAACGGGTGGGTTCTGCAAACCGTTAGTAGCTTATTTAATGATGCAGGCTACTTCGTTCTCTAATCATCTAACTTTGGGCTTTTGGAATTTTAGGTACCAATCTTTGCATGCAGTAGTAAGGGGTGACGGAACTATTCCACTTGAAGTTCAAATACGCACAAAGGAGATGCATTTGCAAGCTGAATTTGGGTTTGCAGCTCACTGGAGATACAAGGAAGGTGACTGCAAACACTCTTCATTTGTGCTTCAGATGGTTGAATGGGCAAGATGGGTTGTGACCTGGCATTTTGAAACCATGAGCAAAGACAAATCCTCGGTCTGCTCTTCGGAGCCCTTGTGCAGTTTCCCGTCTCACACTGAAGATTGTCCATTTTCTTATAAGCCCAATGGCAACCAAGACGGACCACTCTATGTCATTGTAATCGAAAATGAGAAGGTTAGTTATGATCACCTTCAAATTCTTCTCGTTGAGGGTGTatctttttttggattttaatttgataaagcTGAAAATGCAGATGACTGTGCAAGAGTTTCCCGCGAATTCCTCAGTTTCGGACCTGTTAAGAAGAGCAGGCCCAGGGAGCTCAAGATGGTCGATGTACAGCATCCCGGCAAAAGAAGAGCTAAGGCCAAGACTAAACCAGACACCTGTAAGTGATCTAAAATGCAAGCTGAAGATGGGAGATGTGGTGGAGCTGACTCCAGCCATACCTGACAAGTCTCTGACTGAATACAGAGAGGAAATTCAGCGGATGTATGATCGGGGGCTTGCGTTTTCACGCCCTCACCGTGCAGCTGCTGGTTCCATGGTTGGCTGGGGAAGCTAACAGATTCTCTTAATTACCTTTgttcatgtatatatactatagttGCATATATAGTAATGCTTCAGAAGATTTGTTGTATCTTTGGTATTGTGATTTCCACacaacagtatatatatatatattgctcaTATGATCTACGAAAACTGACTCTGgtcattaatatataattctctTACATTCTACTCCTTGATACATATGGTCATTAATAATAATTCTGCAACTACATCTTGATACATAACATGATAGACTTTTTGTGCATCTACTTATTGGGTCTTCtagagagagggaaagagacTCTTTGGGGAGTTTGACCTGGGAGTTCTGAtgtttgttgttgctgctgttcTTGCGAGGACTGTGCAGGATCTGTcatttcttcatcatcctcagtTTCTTCAGGTTCTGTGGAAGCTGACTTCCTTGGTATCACAAGCTGGTAGTTCGGGCTCAGCAATGTGTCCTGATCAGGTGGGAGCGGAACACCCGGTCCTGCTATCGATTTTGGCAAAGGGATCTTGTTCCTACTTGCAGCAAGTTCTAGCAGAACCTAAATCAAACATCCAACAACAAAGACATCGAGATTCCAAAATCAAACGACATGGATTTAGCAAACGAAAACATTCGAGGTTCTCAGTAATGCAACTTATGTGGTAAGAGGGTTACTGTTTACAAATCGTAACTAAGGTGATACTTCCCTAATGATCATTCACATAGCAGCTAACCAAATGACTCTGGCCATCTCTTTCTCAGACAACAATctcaagaaaatgaaacaagGAATCGTCAACGACAATGCATACCTCTCTTGGAGGTGGCTGAGAGAAGCTGAAATTAACTTTGGATTGAATAGCGAGCTTCACATCATCACAGTCAATGTTGGATTTGCTAGCATGCTCTGAGTAAACCTGAGCATCTGTCAACACTTCCACCACATACCGATACCATAGCTCCAGAAACTGGTGTATCACACGAGGCTCGTAGTCTTCTACACCCATCGACTTAAGCAGAGATTTCACAATTTTAGCATCTCTAGGTACATCCTCTTCACCTTCTCCAGCCATGTTCTCACTAAACAAACTCAAAAGTAAAGCCACAGAGTCAATTACGCACTATTCTTACacaaaacaacacaagcaaACATCAAACAGGAGCTTCTATATCAAATAGATAAAAATTGGAGCTTCACGAGTCAGAGAAAAACGAAGATGGAGATATGATTGACACAAGAGGAGATTTTAACCTAGCTTCATCAATAAGTACCACAACACGAGTTT encodes the following:
- the LOC104758763 gene encoding transcription initiation factor TFIID subunit 9-like codes for the protein MAGEGEEDVPRDAKIVKSLLKSMGVEDYEPRVIHQFLELWYRYVVEVLTDAQVYSEHASKSNIDCDDVKLAIQSKVNFSFSQPPPREVLLELAASRNKIPLPKSIAGPGVPLPPDQDTLLSPNYQLVIPRKSASTEPEETEDDEEMTDPAQSSQEQQQQQTSELPGQTPQRVSFPLSRRPNK